In Dermacentor andersoni chromosome 4, qqDerAnde1_hic_scaffold, whole genome shotgun sequence, the following proteins share a genomic window:
- the LOC129386427 gene encoding uncharacterized protein, with protein MPFHCYFCPQSFSQTSALKDHLCTHAGERPFQCPSCPRSFSQKNHLNRHLRTHTGERPFQCALCPLSFSRKDTLNSHLRTHTGEKPLQCPSCPQSFSQKRTLNHHLRTHTGENPFQCPSCLQSFSQKSDLNQHLHTHTGERPFQCALCPLSFSRKDTLNSHLRTHTGERPFQCPSCPQSFSQKRTLNHHLRTHTGEKPFQCPSCLQSFSKKINLNQHLRTHTGERPFQCPLCPISFSRKDTLNSHLRTHTGEKPFQCPSCPQSFSHKCTLNQHLRTHTGEKPFQCPSCPQRFSDKNVLIRHLRTHTGEKPFKCPLCAQRFSQTNHRNRHLRTHTGEKPFQCPSCPQRFLRKSSLKQHLRTHTGEKPFQCPSCPQRFSYKHVLNRHLHTHTGEAISVPFMPPKLLRKGDMEGSPVLPLM; from the coding sequence ATGCCGTTTCATTGCTATTtctgccctcagagcttctcacaaacgAGTGCTCTCAAGGACCACCTGTGCACCCACGcaggcgagaggccatttcagtgcccttcgtgTCCTCGAAGCTTCTCACAAAAGAATCATCTGAACCGGCacttgcgcacccacacaggcgagaggccGTTTCAGTGCGCTTTGTGTCCTCTAAGCTTCTCACGAAAGGATACTCTGAACTCGcatctgcgcacccacacaggcgagaagccattgcagtgcccttcatgccctcagagcttctcacaaaagcgTACTCTGAACCACCacttgcgcacccacacaggcgagaatccatttcaatgcccttcgtgccttcagagcttctcacaGAAGAGTGATCTGAACCAGcacctgcacacccacacaggcgagaggccGTTTCAGTGCGCTTTGTGTCCTCTAAGCTTCTCACGAAAGGATACTCTGAACTCGcatctgcgcacccacacaggcgagaggccatttcagtgcccttcatgccctcaaagCTTCTCACAAAAGAGAACTCTGAACcaccacctgcgcacccacacaggcgagaagccatttcaatgcccgtcatgccttcagagcttctcAAAAAAGATTAATCTGAACcagcacctgcgcacccacacaggcgagaggccatttcagtgccctttgtGTCCTATAAGCTTCTCACGAAAGGATACTCTGAACTCGCATCTGCGCacgcacacaggcgagaagccatttcaatgcccttcgtgccctcagagcttctcacataAGTGTACTCTAAACCAACACctacgcacccacacaggcgagaagccgtttcagtgcccttcatgccctcagagATTCTCGGATAAGAATGTTCTGATCCGACACCTACGCACCCACACAGGAGAGAAGCCATTTAAGTGCCCTTTATGCGCTCAGAGATTTTCACAGACGAATCATCGGAACCgtcacctgcgcacccacacaggcgagaagccatttcaatgcccttcgtgCCCTCAGAGATTCTTACGAAAGAGTAGTCTGAAACAACACCTACgaacccacacaggcgagaagccatttcagtgcccttcatgccctcagagATTCTCGTATAAGCATGTTCTGAACCGacacctgcacacccacacaggagaagccatttcagtgccctttatGCCCCCAAAGCTTCTCAGAAAAGGCGATATGGAAGGTTCACCTGTACTTCCACTAATGTGA